TCGCGCGGGTCATCGGACCGACGCCGCCCGGCACGGGCGTGATCGCGCTGGCCTTCTCCTTGGCGCTCTCGTACTCGACGTCGCCGATGAGCTCGGAGCCCTCGTCGGTCTCGACGCGGTTGATCCCGACGTCGATGACGACGGTGCCCTCGGTGAGCATCTCGCCGTCGATCATCTCGGGGACGCCCGCGGCGGCGATGACGATGTCGGCGTTGCGGGTCTTCTCGGCGAGGTCGTCGGTGCGGGAGTGACAGACCGTCACGGTCGCGTTGCCGCCCTTGTCCTTCTGGATCAGGAGGTTCGCCATCGGCTTGCCGACGATGTTCGAGCGGCCGACGACGACGGCTTCCGCGCCCTCGGTTTCGACGTCCGCGGCTTCGAGGAGCTTCTGGACGCCGTGGGGCGTACAGGGCTTGTACCGGGCGTTGCCCGCGACGAGGCGGCCGACGTTCTCGGGGTGGAAGCCGTCGACGTCCTTCGCGGGGTCGATGCTCCGCAGGACCTCGCGCTCGTCGACGTGGTCGGGGAGGGGCATCTGGACGAGGATGCCGTGGACCTCGGGGTCGGCGTTGAGTTCGTCGATGGTGTCGAACAGTTCCTCGGCCGGGGCCTCGGGGTCGATCTCGACGTCCTTCGTCGCGATGCCGACCTCCTCGCAGTCCTCGTGTTTCATCCGGACGTACGAGGCGCTCGCGGGGTCGTTGTTCATCAGTACGGTCGCGAGACACGGCGTCGTCCCCGCCTCGGTCAGCGTCTCGATGCTGTCGAGGAGGCCGTCTCGGACGTCCTGGGCGACGGCGTTGCCGTCGATGATCTCCGTCATATCCAACAGAGAGCGGGTAGCACACTTCAAATGTGCGGGTTCGGTCTCGCCGGGCGTCGGCAAATGTCGCGGGACGTCGTCGCCGAAAACGAATCCCGTAAAAGGAGAATCTCCTTAGATCAGACCTCTATCTCCGACTCTCCGCTACTGCTACTCGTAGAGCGGGTACTCGTCGCAGAGTTCCTGGACCCGCTCGCTCACGTCGGCGACGACGTCCTCGTCGTCGTAGTCGTCGACGACGCGGACGACGAGTTCCCCGACCTCGCGGACGGCGTCCTCGTCGAAGCCGCGGGTCGTCAGCGCCGGCGTCCCGAGACGGATCCCGCTGGGGTCGAAGGCCGAGCGCGTCTCGCCGGGCACCGTGTTCGCGTTCATCACGATGCCGGCCTCCTCGAGGGCGGCCTCGACGTCCTTGCCCGTCGTGTCCGGATGCGAGGGCCGGAGGTCCACGAGCACGAGGTGATTGTCGGTGCCGCCCGAGACGAGTTCGAGTCCCTGCTCGCGGAGTTCGTCCGCGAGGGCCTTGGCGTTCGCGACGGTCTGTTCGGCGTAGGCCTCGAATTCGGGCGAGAGCGCCTCTTTGAAGCCGACGGCCTTGCCCGCGATGTTGTGCATCAGCGGGCCGCCCTGCGCGCCGGGGAAGACAGCGTTGTCGACGGCGTCGGCGTGCTCCTCGTCGCACATAATGATCCCGCCGCGACCGGCGCGGATGGTCTTGTGCGTCGAGCCCGTCACGAAGTCGGCGACGCCGACGGGCGAGGCGTGGACGCCCGCGGTGACGAGCCCCGTGATGTGGGCGATGTCCGCGAGGTGGTAGGCGTCGACCGATTCGGCGATCTCCTGCACCCGCTCGAAGTCGACCTCGCGGGGGTACGCAGAGTACCCAGAGACGATGATGTCGGGCTCGAAGGTCTCTGCTTTCTCCGCGAGGTCTTCGTAATCCACGTAGCCGGTGTCGGCGTCGACCTCGTACTGCTCGACCTCGTAGGTCTTGCCCGTGAAGTTCGCGGGGTGGCCGTGCGAGAGGTGGCCGCCGTGAGTCAGATCCAGCGAGAGGATCTTGTCGCCCGGTTCGAGCATCGCCAGGTAGACGCCCATATTCGCCTGGGTCCCCGAGTGCGGCTGGACGTTGACGTGCTCTGCGCCCCACAGCTCCTTCGCGCGCTCGATCGCCAGTTCCTCGATCTCGTCGGCGTACTCACAGCCCGCGTAGTAGCGCTCGCCAGGGTACCCCTCGGCGTACTTGTTCGTGAGCGCGCTCCCCTGGGCTTCGAGCACCGCCTCGCTCACGTGGTTCTCGCTCGCGATCATCGCCAGCGTGTCCCGCTGCCGCTGTACCTCGTCTGAGAGCGCGTCGGCGACGGCCGGGTCGACGTCGCGGACGTGGCTGTAATCCATACGTGATACCGAGCCCGTACCTCCAATAAGTGTGTCCACTTCGTCTCCGGCGTCGCCGTCGGCGGCGACGCTACGCCCGCGAGCGATCAGTTCAGGAGGTCGCGCGCGACGGCCGCGAGCTCGTCGAGGTCGGCGTCGGCGAGGCGCTCGTCCGCGAGGCGGAGCCGAAGGCGGGGCCGACCCACGTCGATCGGGACCTTCTCGGTCTCGATCAGCCCTCGCTCTTCGAGGTCGCTCTTCGTGCGGGAGAACGTCGCCTTGCTCGCGATACCGACGTCTTCGCCCCACTTCGAGACGTCGTAGAGGAGCACCTCGTTCCGGGCGGCGACGAGCAGGCTGATCGTCACCTCGTCGATGCCGTCCGCGCCGTCGACCGACTGAAGCGAGTCGAGGACCCCGTCGAACTCGTCCCGGACGTCGCCGCCGAGGTCGTCTTCGAGCGACGACCGGACCTCGGAGAGCGCCGGCGTCCGGAGACGGAACGCCTCGGCGTCCTCGAAGCGCTCGCGGTACGCCTCGTGGGCGCTCTCGACGAAGGACTCGTCGTCGGTCGTCAGGCCGGCCACGCTGTCGCCGGCCGCGACGACGGCGACGACGGACGACTCCGTCACCAAGAGCGTGTTCGACGTGCCCTCTGCGGTGCTCCGGAGGTCCAGGGATCCGGACGCGACGAGATCGGACGCGTGGCTGGCGACGAGGAAGTCGCCCATCACCGACTTCAACTGCGACTCGCCGGCGAGGACCCGGAGTTCGGGCGGCGCGTCGGCGCCGACGGCGAACTCGACGAGCGATTCCACGACGGCGTCGCTCGGCCCGATCACGTAGACGGGGCCCGAGGCCGCCCGGAGGGACGACGACAGGACGTGCTCGACGCTGTCTCCGAGCACGTTCGACGCGGGGGACATACCTTGTCTCATTTACCAGTGTCTACTTAATTTTACCGCAGTCGGGGCTGTATATTCCCCGGACCGGACGCGAGAGGCATCTCGGGAGCGCTTCCGCGTTCCGAGACCCGGCGATTTTTCCCCGTGAGCGTCGAGGGCGGATCTATGCCCTACGAGATCGAACTCGCCGGCAGCGGTCCGGCCGCGGCGGCCGCGCGGGCGGCCTTCGAGGACGTCGACGCGACCGTCGGGACCGGCTTCGACGATCCGGCGCTGACTCTCGCCGTCGTTCCCGCCGGACGGGACGCCGCCGGACTGGTCGGCTCCGACGACCGCCTCGTGCTCGTCGAGATCGGCGGCGTCGGCGGCCGCCCGGTCGAGAGTCTCGACGCCGCGGTCTCGGTGTTCGACGCCGACGGGCCGCGGTTCGACGACCTCCGGACCCGCGTGGCCGCGACGACCGACGCCGAGGGCTCTCCCTCGGGCGACCGCAGCGCGGTTCGACTCGCCGGCGCGGTCGCCGGACGGCGCGCTGTGGCCCTGCTCGCTGGCGATACGAGCGTCGCGGACACCACGGTCGAGGTGTCCGGGACTGGCATCGCGGCCGAGCGGCCGGTACTTCCCGTGCCGGACCCGGACTCGCGGGATCGAACGGTCCGCCGCGACCACCGGTCGGTCGATGTCGACGACTCGCTGGCGCGGGCGGAGCAGGCGCTCGACGAGCGGACCGGACTCGTCGCTCAGGTCGGCGAGCGGGAATCGTTCCCCGTCCCGTACTACCTCGCCCAGATCGCGACGACCGAGGGCTTCAGCGACGCCCGCGCCGCCGAGTTCGCCGCGGGCGTGGACCCCGACTGGGACGTCGCCTTTATGAAGGCGCTCGGCGAGGGACTCGAACGTTACTGCGCCGGCGTCTATCGGCAGACGGAGTTCACGGTCGCGCCGGAGCGCACGCGCTCGCGGCCGGTGCCGCCGTCGGCGTTCGTTCTCCCCGAGGACACCACGCCGGTCGACCCGGACACGCCGACCCCCTGGGTCGCGGGCGAGGACCTCCACACCGGCGAGTCGGCGTCGCTGCCGGCGGAGTTCGTCCACTACCCGCCCCCGTCGGAGCGGCACACGCCGGCGATCACGACCGGCCTCGGACTCGGCAACTCGGGGACGGAGGCGCTGCTCTCGGGGCTCTACGAGGTGATCGAACGCGACGCCACGATGCTCGCGTGGTACTCGTCGTTCGAGCCGCTCGGGCTCTCCGTCCCGGATTCGCGCTACGACGAACTGCGGAAGCGCGCGCGAGCCGAAGACCTGTCGGTGACGTCGCTCCTCGTCACGCAGGACGTCGACGTGCCGGTCGTCGCGAGCGCGGTCCACCGCGACGGCGAGTGGCCGCGGTTCGCCGTCGGCTCGGGGGCCTCGCTGGATCCGGCCGACGCCGCGCGGTCGGCGCTGGCGGAGGCGCTCCAGAACTGGATGGAGCTGCGCTCGATGGGTCCCGAAGGAGCGGCCGAGGAAGGGGGCGCGATCGGGGAGTACGCCGACTTCCCCGCGGCCGCGCAGGACTTCGTCGATCCCGACGTGACGGTGCCGGCCGCGGAGGTGGGTCCCGCGGACGTTCCGGCTGGAGAGGCCGAGCTATCGGAGGCGCTGGATCGCGTCGCCGACGCCGGCCTCGACGCCTACGCCGCGCGGACGACGACGGCGGACGTCGCATCGCTCGGATTCGAGGCGGTCCGGGTGCTCGTGCCGGCGGCGCAGCCGCTGTTCCAGGGCGAACCGTTCTTCGGCGAGCGGGCGCGGACGGTCCCCGAATCGCTGGGGTTCGAACCGCAGTTGGATCGGGCGTATCACCCGTACCCGTAGGACCTGAGGCGCGACCGACGCTCCGCTATCGGGGCAAAGCGAACAGCCGACACGAACCGCTCGCGCGACGACGTGTCGGACACCCGCGGCCCGTCGCGCGACACATTCCGGGGAGACGCGGGGTCTGGCCGCGTTCGAGTATAAAAATCCGAGGCGGGAATCGGCTCAGACGCCGAAGGTCGCCCGGAGCATATCCCGGGTGCCCGGACCCAGTCCGACCGCGAGGACCGCGACGAGGAGCAGTATCGTGTACCGCGGGCTCTCCTCGAAGATCTCCTCTTCGAAGACCCAGAGCACGAACGTCGCCGCGGCGAGCTTCAGGACGAGGAACGGCCAGGTGTCGCCCGTGACGGCGAGCACCGACGCCGGCAGCACCGCGCCGGTGACGTCCACGACGAACTGATTCACCGGGTGCTTCGGGATCAGGTTCGGGCCGGCGCCGATCGCGGTCATCCAGTCGAGGCCGACGACGTTCGCGACGCCGTCGACGGCGTGGCCCCACAGGACCACGAAGCCGATCCGGCCGGTCCCGGCGTTCACCGCGGGCGCGTACCGCTCGATGAGCCACCAGGAGGCGGCCGCGGCGAGCGTCGCCCCGACGAGGGTGATGACGAGTACCTGCGGGTAGAATTCGACGCCCTCGGCGCCGGAGAGGACGAGCGAGACGAGATAGCCGAGCGTCACGGCGAAGATCGCCGTCCCGATCCCGAAGAGCAGCCGATCGTAGCGCTCGACGAGGTCCGCCCGCGACGCGGCGACGGCGGCGACGACGGCCCCGAGGGTGATGACGAAGACCGTGAAGTAGATGATCGGGCTGATGACGAGCGTGTTCAGGGGATAGCTGATGAGCGCGTCGGCGGCCGAGCCGGCGTCGTTCGCGTCCTCGACGACCCGGAGCGCGCCCCCGAAGAAGACGAAGGGCAAGAGCGCGTAGAAGAACGTCCGGTCGGTCCCGAGATCGAGTCGGCGGAGGAGGAACACCACGCCGATGAGGGCGACGAGCAGCGTCACCATGTACCCGACCTCGGAAACGAGCGTGTAGCCGGGGTAGGCGACCGGCTCGGCCGCGTTCGCACACGCCTGCGCGTCGTAGAGGTACTGGACCGTGCTCCCCGGCCGGACCGCACAGACCGCGGAGTTGGCGTCGGCCTGAACGGGGCCCCAGAAGTAGTGCCAGATGAAGCCGTCGTAGACGACCTCCGGGCGGACGAGCGTCCCGACGACGAGGGCCGCAAGCGCCAGGAGGACGCCCGCCCCCCAGAGGCGTTCGGGGTCCGATCCGACCCGGTCGGCGACTGTCGACATACACGGAACCCCGGTTCCGGACGTGTTGAGGATTCCGGTCGACGGCGGGCGATCGACCGCCGAGCGGCGCCGATTCCGCGAGGGAACGCCGATTACTCCCCGTCGATCTCGCGGGCGGCGTCGAGGAGGGCGTCGTGGACGCCGCCGTTGGAGGCGACGAGCCCGACCGAATCGTGGCGCCAGCGGT
This is a stretch of genomic DNA from Halobellus sp. MBLA0158. It encodes these proteins:
- a CDS encoding bifunctional methylenetetrahydrofolate dehydrogenase/methenyltetrahydrofolate cyclohydrolase yields the protein MTEIIDGNAVAQDVRDGLLDSIETLTEAGTTPCLATVLMNNDPASASYVRMKHEDCEEVGIATKDVEIDPEAPAEELFDTIDELNADPEVHGILVQMPLPDHVDEREVLRSIDPAKDVDGFHPENVGRLVAGNARYKPCTPHGVQKLLEAADVETEGAEAVVVGRSNIVGKPMANLLIQKDKGGNATVTVCHSRTDDLAEKTRNADIVIAAAGVPEMIDGEMLTEGTVVIDVGINRVETDEGSELIGDVEYESAKEKASAITPVPGGVGPMTRAMLLWNTVKAAGDVAGIDVDLP
- the glyA gene encoding serine hydroxymethyltransferase is translated as MDYSHVRDVDPAVADALSDEVQRQRDTLAMIASENHVSEAVLEAQGSALTNKYAEGYPGERYYAGCEYADEIEELAIERAKELWGAEHVNVQPHSGTQANMGVYLAMLEPGDKILSLDLTHGGHLSHGHPANFTGKTYEVEQYEVDADTGYVDYEDLAEKAETFEPDIIVSGYSAYPREVDFERVQEIAESVDAYHLADIAHITGLVTAGVHASPVGVADFVTGSTHKTIRAGRGGIIMCDEEHADAVDNAVFPGAQGGPLMHNIAGKAVGFKEALSPEFEAYAEQTVANAKALADELREQGLELVSGGTDNHLVLVDLRPSHPDTTGKDVEAALEEAGIVMNANTVPGETRSAFDPSGIRLGTPALTTRGFDEDAVREVGELVVRVVDDYDDEDVVADVSERVQELCDEYPLYE
- the tbsP gene encoding transcriptional regulator TbsP, producing MSPASNVLGDSVEHVLSSSLRAASGPVYVIGPSDAVVESLVEFAVGADAPPELRVLAGESQLKSVMGDFLVASHASDLVASGSLDLRSTAEGTSNTLLVTESSVVAVVAAGDSVAGLTTDDESFVESAHEAYRERFEDAEAFRLRTPALSEVRSSLEDDLGGDVRDEFDGVLDSLQSVDGADGIDEVTISLLVAARNEVLLYDVSKWGEDVGIASKATFSRTKSDLEERGLIETEKVPIDVGRPRLRLRLADERLADADLDELAAVARDLLN
- a CDS encoding YcaO-like family protein translates to MPYEIELAGSGPAAAAARAAFEDVDATVGTGFDDPALTLAVVPAGRDAAGLVGSDDRLVLVEIGGVGGRPVESLDAAVSVFDADGPRFDDLRTRVAATTDAEGSPSGDRSAVRLAGAVAGRRAVALLAGDTSVADTTVEVSGTGIAAERPVLPVPDPDSRDRTVRRDHRSVDVDDSLARAEQALDERTGLVAQVGERESFPVPYYLAQIATTEGFSDARAAEFAAGVDPDWDVAFMKALGEGLERYCAGVYRQTEFTVAPERTRSRPVPPSAFVLPEDTTPVDPDTPTPWVAGEDLHTGESASLPAEFVHYPPPSERHTPAITTGLGLGNSGTEALLSGLYEVIERDATMLAWYSSFEPLGLSVPDSRYDELRKRARAEDLSVTSLLVTQDVDVPVVASAVHRDGEWPRFAVGSGASLDPADAARSALAEALQNWMELRSMGPEGAAEEGGAIGEYADFPAAAQDFVDPDVTVPAAEVGPADVPAGEAELSEALDRVADAGLDAYAARTTTADVASLGFEAVRVLVPAAQPLFQGEPFFGERARTVPESLGFEPQLDRAYHPYP
- a CDS encoding DUF63 family protein; translation: MSTVADRVGSDPERLWGAGVLLALAALVVGTLVRPEVVYDGFIWHYFWGPVQADANSAVCAVRPGSTVQYLYDAQACANAAEPVAYPGYTLVSEVGYMVTLLVALIGVVFLLRRLDLGTDRTFFYALLPFVFFGGALRVVEDANDAGSAADALISYPLNTLVISPIIYFTVFVITLGAVVAAVAASRADLVERYDRLLFGIGTAIFAVTLGYLVSLVLSGAEGVEFYPQVLVITLVGATLAAAASWWLIERYAPAVNAGTGRIGFVVLWGHAVDGVANVVGLDWMTAIGAGPNLIPKHPVNQFVVDVTGAVLPASVLAVTGDTWPFLVLKLAAATFVLWVFEEEIFEESPRYTILLLVAVLAVGLGPGTRDMLRATFGV